A genomic window from Prunus persica cultivar Lovell chromosome G2, Prunus_persica_NCBIv2, whole genome shotgun sequence includes:
- the LOC18786118 gene encoding uncharacterized protein LOC18786118 has translation MRPVCPFVKAARPSEPSKKESSADTATISPKCPLGYDSQTFKLGPLSCMICHALLFDSAKSVPCSHSFCKACISRFKDCPLCGADIEKIEADINLQNLVDRFIEGHARIKRSHNAEDKQDSTPESNSNDDNNNSKRVIYEDVSLERGAFLVQQAMRAFRAQNIESAKSRLSLCAEDIRGQLETMGNTSELCSQLGAVLGMLGDCSRATGDAGSAVSYFEESVEFLSKLPRNDQEITHTLSISLNKIGDLKYYDGDLKAARSYYFQSLNVRRDAVKDDPNVPSQILDLAVSFAKVADVDRNLGDEDVAIDEFQEGIKLLESLTLKSEDTGLEQRRLSVLEFLKSQIVEKQT, from the exons atgaggccAGTTTGCCCATTTGTGAAAGCCGCTCGGCCATCAGAGCCAAGCAAGAAAGAGTCCTCAGCTGACACAGCTACAATTTCCCCTAAATGCCCCTTGGGTTACGATTCTCAGACATTCAAGCTTGGCCCTCTCAGCTGTATGATATGCCACGCCCTTCTGTTCGACTCTGCCAAATCCGTCCCTTGTTCTCACTCGTTCTGCAA aGCTTGTATTTCAAGATTCAAGGACTGTCCTTTGTGTGGAGCTGACATTGAGAAGATCGAAGCCGACATCAATCTTCAGAATTTGGTGGATCGCTTTATCGAAGGTCATGCAAGAATCAAGCGGTCTCATAATGCGGAGGATAAACAAGATTCAACCCCTGAAAGCAACAGCaatgatgataataataatagcaaGAGAGTTATATATGAAGACGTGTCTTTGGAGAGAGGGGCTTTCTTGGTGCAGCAAGCCATGAGG GCATTCCGAGCTCAGAATATAGAAAGTGCCAAATCAAGACTTAGTCTTTGTGCAGAAGACATCAGAGGTCAGTTAGAAACTATGGGTAACACGTCAGAGTTGTGTTCTCAGCTTGGAGCGGTTCTCGGAATGCTTGGCGACTGCAG TCGGGCAACAGGAGATGCTGGTTCAGCAGTCAGTTACTTTGAAGAGAGTGTTGAGTTTCTTTCAAAACTGCCCAGAAACGATCAGGAG ATAACACATACACTTTCAATTTCACTTAATAAAATTGGAGATCTTAAATACTACGATGGAGACCTGAAAGCTGCGCGGTCTTACTACTTCCAGTCGTTGAATGTTCGACGTGATGCTGTCAAGGATGATCCAAATGTTCCATCCCAG ATTCTGGATCTAGCTGTTTCGTTTGCAAAAGTTGCAGACGTTGACAGGAATCTAGGAGATGAGGATGTTGCAATTGATGAATTTCAAGAAGGCATAAAATTGTTGGAATCTTTGACGTTAAAATCTGAAGACACTGGTCTTGAGCAGCGG CGGCTTTCAGTGCTGGAGTTCCTTAAGAGTCAAATTGTGGAGAAGCAAACCTAA
- the LOC18784837 gene encoding CO(2)-response secreted protease, protein MTPLQLLLPFLSLPFLLLCGATTSNQIPKHHVIYMGSSLSNGNGRVLGAEDAAESAYLQMLSSIIPSHEIERLSIIHKYNHAFRGFSAMLTETEASVLSGHDDVVSIFPDSILELHTTRSWDFLEAESGRLPSNKYQRGLSSDVIIGMIDTGIWPESSSFNDEGIGAVPSRWKGVCMEGSDFRKSNCNRKLIGARYYNVPWTRDGNQSSLARTKGSPRDSVGHGTHTASTAAGVQVLNASYYGLAQGTARGGLPSARIACYKACSDVGCSGATILKAIDDAIRDGVDIISISIGMSSLFQSDYLNDPIAIGAFHAEQMGVMVICSGGNDGPDPYTIVNTAPWIFTVAASNIDRDFQSNIVLGNGKNFTGSAINFSNLTRSRTYPLVFGKDVAGYYTPVSEARNCYPGSLDPKKVVGKIVVCVDDDPAVSRKIKKLVVEDAKAKGLILIDEAEKSVPFDSGIFPYTEVGNIAGFQILQYINSTKNPTATILPTVDVPRYRPAPAVAYFSSRGPAELTENILKPDIMAPGVAILAAIAPKNETGTVPNGKKPSTFSIKSGTSMACPHVTGAAAFIKSVHRRWTSSMIKSALMTTATVFNNMKKPLTNSSNTFANPHEVGVGEINPLKALSPGLVFETTTENYLEFLCYYGYPEKNIRSMSNTKFICPKSSIDELISNVNYPSISISKLNRHQPAKTIQRTATNVAALNSTYIAKVHAPAGLIVKVLPEKLVFAEGVRRVSFQVSFYGKEAPRGYNFGSITWFDGRHSVRTVFSVNVE, encoded by the exons ATGACTCCCCTTCAACTGCTGctcccttttctctctctaccttTCCTTCTCCTCTGTGGTGCCACTACTTCAAACCAGATTCCCAAg CATCATGTAATTTATATGGGAAGCTCATTATCAAATGGAAATGGAAGAGTTCTTGGAGCTGAAGATGCAGCAGAATCAGCTTATTTGCAAATGCTGTCATCCATTATTCCAAG CCATGAGATTGAGAGACTATCTATAATTCACAAGTATAATCATGCTTTTAGAGGATTCTCCGCCATGCTTACTGAGACTGAAGCTTCTGTTTTGTCag GCCATGACGATGTGGTTTCCATCTTCCCCGACTCAATACTTGAGCTACACACAACACGTTCTTGGGATTTCTTAGAGGCGGAATCTGGCAGGCTACCAAGCAATAAATATCAGCGGGGCCTATCAAGTGATGTTATAATTGGGATGATAGATACAG GGATATGGCCTGAGTCTTCAAGTTTCAATGATGAGGGAATTGGTGCAGTCCCTTCAAGATGGAAAGGAGTCTGTATGGAGGGCTCAGACTTCCGGAAATCGAATTGTAATAG AAAGTTGATAGGTGCAAGATACTACAATGTTCCATGGACAAGAGATGGCAACCAGAGCAGTTTAGCGAGAACAAAAGGCTCACCAAGGGATTCTGTCGGCCACGGAACTCACACCGCATCCACAGCGGCTGGTGTGCAAGTCCTGAATGCTAGTTACTATGGCTTAGCACAAGGCACAGCAAGGGGCGGCTTGCCTTCAGCTAGGATTGCATGCTACAAGGCTTGCTCAGATGTTGGTTGCTCTGGTGCCACCATATTGAAGGCTATTGATGATGCAATTAGAGATGGAGTAGATATAATATCTATTTCCATTGGGATGAGTTCACTCTTTCAATCCGATTACTTAAACGACCCCATAGCCATTGGAGCATTTCATGCTGAACAAATGGGGGTCATGGTAATTTGCTCTGGAGGAAATGATGGTCCTGATCCTTACACTATTGTTAATACAGCTCCGTGGATCTTCACCGTTGCAGCTTCTAACATTGATAGGGATTTCCAATCTAATATAGTTCTTGGAAATGGGAAAAATTTCACA GGTTCAGCCATCAATTTCTCCAATCTCACTCGTTCAAGGACATATCCTCTTGTATTTGGAAAAGATGTTGCTGGTTATTATACGCCTGTATCAGAAGCAAG AAATTGTTATCCCGGATCATTGGATCCAAAGAAAGTAGTAGGAAAAATTGTTGTTTGTGTTGATGATGACCCGGCTGTTTCAAggaaaatcaagaaattaGTTGTAGAAGATGCTAAAGCCAAAGGGTTGATTCTGATTGATGAAGCTGAGAAAAGTGTGCCTTTTGATTCGGGCATTTTCCCATATACAGAAGTTGGCAATATTGCAGGCTTTCAGATTCTCCAGTACATAAATTCTACCAA AAACCCAACAGCAACAATTCTCCCAACAGTTGATGTTCCAAGGTATAGACCTGCACCAGCTGTTGCATATTTTTCATCGAGGGGTCCTGCAGAGCTTACAGAAAACATTCTCAag CCTGATATAATGGCTCCGGGAGTGGCCATTTTGGCTGCCATAGCTCCCAAGAATGAAACAGGGACAGTCCCAAATGGGAAGAAGCCATCCACATTTTCCATAAAATCAGGTACTTCTATGGCTTGTCCACACGTAACGGGGGCTGCTGCATTCATCAAGTCAGTGCATCGTCGATGGACTTCTTCCATGATCAAATCAGCGCTTATGACAACAG CAACTGTGTTCAACAACATGAAAAAACCTTTGACAAACAGCTCTAACACCTTTGCGAATCCACATGAGGTGGGGGTCGGAGAAATAAACCCACTGAAAGCTCTTAGTCCAGGACTGGTCTTTGAAACGACAACAGAAAACTATCTCGAGTTCCTTTGCTATTATGGCTACCCAGAGAAAAATATAAGATCTATGTCAAACACAAAGTTCATCTGCCCCAAAAGCTCCATTGATGAACTCATCTCTAATGTTAACTACCCATCAATCTCCATTAGTAAACTCAACCGGCATCAACCTGCAAAGACAATTCAAAGAACGGCGACCAATGTTGCTGCCCTGAATTCTACGTACATTGCGAAAGTGCATGCTCCGGCAGGCTTAATAGTGAAAGTTCTTCCAGAGAAGTTAGTTTTTGCTGAGGGTGTGAGAAGGGTGTCTTTTCAAGTCTCATTTTATGGCAAGGAGGCTCCTAGAGGCTACAATTTTGGGTCAATAACCTGGTTTGATGGTCGACATTCAGTTCGTACTGTGTTTAGTGTGAATGTCGAATAA
- the LOC18786785 gene encoding putative germin-like protein 9-2 produces the protein MALRYVQLLIIFVLALATYKRVLASDPDILSSYIVPENNKVDANFSTYTGFWDIFDDVPGTLNITKAALAEFPALDGQNVSYAMLKYPANEDSSDWKEFNLHPHTHPHAAELLFLVGSLEVGFMDTKNVLYTQKLKVEDLFVFPKGLVHCQYNSFANLPTHADSAFGSANAGTVSVLIYMFVFGTGIDNAILVKSFKTDVGTVKKLKAGLTTHK, from the exons ATGGCCTTGAGATATGTTCAATTGCTGATCATATTTGTACTAGCCCTGGCCACCTACAAAAGGGTCCTTGCAAGTGATCCCGACATCCTTTCCTCCTACATAGTCCcggaaaataacaaagttgaTGCTAATTTCTCTACTTACACTGGATTCTGGGACATATTCGATGATGTTCCTGGAACCTTAAACATAACGAAAGCTGCCTTGGCTGAGTTCCCTGCTCTTGATGGACAGAATGTGTCGTACGCCATGCTTAAATATCCTGCGAACGAGGACTCCTCAGATTGGAAAGAATTC AATCTTCATCCTCACACCCACCCTCACGCCGCTGAACTTCTATTCCTTGTTGGTTCCTTGGAAGTAGGGTTCATGGACACCAAAAACGTCCTGTATACACAGAAGCTTAAAGTTGAAGACCTATTTGTGTTTCCTAAGGGATTAGTCCATTGCCAGTATAACTCATTTGCTAATTTACCCACCCATGCCGATTCAGCATTCGGAAGTGCAAATGCTGGAACAGTTTCAgtgcttatatatatgtttgtgttTGGCACAGGAATTGATAATGCCATCCTGGTGAAATCATTCAAGACCGATGTTGGTACCGTTAAGAAGCTCAAGGCTGGCCTCACCACTCATAAATGA
- the LOC18786741 gene encoding putative germin-like protein 9-2, with protein sequence MALRFVQLLIIFVLALATSQRILASDPDILFDYIVPPNNKVDANFFTYTGFRDIFDDVPGSLNVTKATLAEFPALNGQSVSYAILKYPANGGVNPPHTHPRAAELLFLVGGSLEVGFVDTKNVLYTQKLKVGDLFVFPKGLVHYQYNSDANLPAYAVSAFGSANAGTVSVPVSVFGTGIDNAILAKSFKTDVGTVKKLKAGLTTHK encoded by the coding sequence ATGGCCTTGAGATTTGTTCAATTGCTGATCATATTTGTACTGGCCCTGGCCACCTCCCAAAGGATCCTTGCAAGTGATCCAGACATCCTTTTTGACTACATAGTCCCGCCAAATAACAAAGTTGATGCTAATTTCTTTACTTACACCGGATTCCGAGACATATTCGATGATGTTCCTGGAAGCTTAAACGTAACTAAAGCTACCTTGGCTGAGTTCCCTGCTCTTAACGGACAGAGTGTGTCTTACGCCATACTTAAGTATCCTGCAAACGGGGGAGTAAACCCACCTCACACCCACCCTCGCGCTGCTGAGCTTCTGTTCCTTGTTGGTGGTTCCTTGGAAGTAGGGTTCGTGGACACGAAAAACGTTCTATATACTCAGAAGCTTAAAGTTGGAGACCTATTTGTGTTTCCTAAGGGATTAGTCCATTACCAGTATAACTCAGATGCTAATTTACCAGCCTACGCCGTTTCAGCATTTGGAAGTGCAAATGCTGGAACGGTTTCAGTGCCTGTGTCTGTGTTTGGCACTGGAATTGATAATGCCATCCTAGCAAAATCATTCAAGACCGATGTTGGTACCGTTAAGAAGCTCAAGGCTGGCCTCACCACTCATAAATGA
- the LOC18787562 gene encoding putative F-box/FBD/LRR-repeat protein At4g03220, protein MMLQKKLRSTRSFQAEGAFSEGITDRFSNLPDEVAHLILSFLTFKDLTRVGTVSKRCRRFYVSAPSVNFDETQARTNQKQVELMSSLDRYLFHRGDNKLQRFSVFWNFFKSKSVSKLSDEHFRIITWIHNAVRCNVEVLNLYFLALHTTMFALPSCVFLSQSLKSLSVCCSGVILQTPSLSFSCNLLSLRLTCVNIVDESFFKWISCTCKCLKEIQLFRVTGIERITIESLSLELFVFVSVCGIKLLHLSISGEKLEEIELDWEFDARPDSRSLNIFAPNLRKLKWEGKLLNGQNLGKLMSLEKAQIFLEPEVNDFDNLHAVCSSLCKDKVLILNEKTIKALHKEGSMPASLDIFHFGMHFSCLNDALVPAVACLLKGMPNLNTLNIKSKPPRGQPCMSSGFDMGYWKLQNFAFIYHLEEVTIELSNGSNEIEFARYILEHAVNLKKIVILFQSRSQQSNDVLGKVSKCKMISTPIIVIRGTVQ, encoded by the exons aTGATGTTACAGAAGAAGCTACGGTCAACTAGAAGTTTTCAAGCTGAAGGAGCTTTTAGTGAGGGTATAACAGACAGATTCAGTAATCTTCCAGATGAAGTTGCTCATCTTATTCTTTCCTTCCTCACGTTCAAAGACCTCACTCGAGTGGGTACTGTGTCCAAAAGATGCAGAAGATTTTATGTATCAGCGCCGTCAGTGAATTTTGATGAGACTCAGGCAAGAACCAACCAGAAGCAAGTAGAGTTGATGAGTTCTTTGGATCGGTACTTGTTTCATCGTGGTGATAATAAGTTGCAGCGTTTTTCCGTTTTCTGGAATTTCTTTAAAAGCAAAAGTGTAAGTAAGCTTTCTGATGAGCATTTTCGGATAATCACGTGGATTCATAATGCAGTAAGGTGTAATGTTGAAGTGCTTAACCTTTATTTCTTAGCACTCCATACCACCATGTTTGCGTTGCCTTCTTgcgtttttctttctcaatccTTGAAGTCTCTATCAGTTTGCTGTTCCGGGGTGATTCTTCAAACACCCTCCTTATCTTTTTCATGCAATCTCCTTTCCTTGAGGTTGACTTGTGTTAATATAGTAGATGAGAGTTTCTTTAAATGGATCTCATGTACCTGCAAATGCCTTAAGGAAATACAACTTTTTCGCGTTACAGGGATAGAACGTATCACCATTGAAAGCTTGTCTTTGGAATTATTCGTGTTTGTTTCAGTTTGTGGTATTAAACTCCTCCATCTTAGCATCTCTGGTGAGAAACTTGAAGAAATAGAATTAGATTGGGAATTTGATGCTCGTCCTGACAGCCGctcattaaatatttttgcGCCAAATCTTAGAAAGTTGAAATGGGAAGGGAAACTGTTGAATGGCCAAAACCTCGGGAAGTTAATGAGTTTAGAAAAAGCTCAGATTTTTCTGGAGCCTGAAGTAAATGACTTTGACAATTTACATGCAGTTTGTAGCAGTTTGTGCAAGGATAAAGTTCTTATTCTAAACGAGAAGACCATTAAG GCTCTGCACAAGGAAGGTTCCATGCCAGCATCGTTAGATATTTTTCATTTCGGTATGCATTTTAGTTGCTTGAATGATGCCCTAGTTCCAGCAGTGGCCTGTCTTCTTAAAGGAATGCCTAATTTGAATACCTTGAATATAAAGTCTAAACCACCCAGAGGGCAGCCTTGCATG TCATCTGGGTTTGATATGGGATACTGGAAATTGCAAAACTTTGCTTTCATTTATCATCTTGAGGAAGTAACTATTGAGCTCTCCAATGGGTCTAATGAAATTGAGTTTGCGCGGTACATTCTCGAGCATGCTgtgaatttgaagaaaattgtCATTCTTTTTCAATCAAGATCCCAACAATCTAATGACGTACTAGGGAAGGTAAGCAAATGCAAGATGATCTCGACGCCCATTATTGTGATTCGGGGAACTGTTCAATGA
- the LOC109947242 gene encoding uncharacterized protein LOC109947242 produces MVERPGNKPVVGVRWIFKTKLNLDGSIQKHKTRPLAKGYTQKPGVDFNKTFAPVARLDTIRTLIALAAQRNWKLFQLDVKSAFLNERSISEATLYVKTKESIGTVIVSIYVDDIVYTGSSSEMLEEFKEDMMNKYEMTDLGLLHHFLGMGVIQKEWRIFIHQQKYAKTLLDRCVLKDCKPVSTPLVPTEKLKRQDEGELVDEETYRKIVGSLLYLKATRPDIMYSTSLLARFMHGPSKKHFGAARRVLRYVQGTLDFGIEYESGKPAMLIGFCDSDWGGSEDDMKSKSGYAFSFGSGAFSWVSMKQNSVVLSIAEAGYVSAAEATTQEIWLRFVLGDFGEEQIEATPIMCDNMSTIAISKNPAFHQRSKDIGRKFHFIRDAIQGVVDLIYCKGQDSVVDIFTNALPRESFAAGCD; encoded by the exons ATGGTTGAAAGACCTGGTAACAAACCAGTTGTGGGTGTAAGATGGATCTTCAAGACAAAGCTAAATCTTGATGGTTCTATCCAAAAGCATAAGACACGTCCTCTAGCTAAGGGATACACACAAAAGCCAGGAGTAGATTTCAACAAAACCTTTGCTCCAGTGGCAAGGTTAGATACAATTAGAACTCTAATTGCTTTGGCAgctcaaagaaattggaaactTTTTCAATTAGATGTTAAATCAGCATTTCTAAATGAA AGAAGCATAAGTGAAGCTACACTGTATGTGAAGACCAAAGAAAGTATTGGTACAGTCATTGTGTCAAtatatgtggatgacattGTGTACACTGGAAGCAGCAGTGAGATGCTGGAAGAGTTCAAGGAGGATATGATGAACAAGTATGAGATGACTGATCTTGGTTTGTTGCATCACTTTCTTGGAATGGGAGTAATCCAGAAAGAATGGAGAATCTTTATTCATCAACAGAAATATGCCAAGACTTTGCTTGACAGATGTGTTTTGAAGGATTGCAAACCAGTGAGCACACCATTGGTTCCAACAGAGAAACTCAAAAGACAAGATGAAGGTGAACTTGTAGATGAGGAGACCTACAGAAAAATAGTGGGAAGCTTGCTGTATCTAAAAGCAACTAGGCCTGACATCATGTATTCAACTAGTTTGCTTGCCCGATTTATGCATGGTCCCTCAAAGAAGCATTTTGGAGCTGCAAGAAGAGTACTGAGGTATGTACAAGGAACTCTGGATTTTGGCATTGAATATGAGTCTGGAAAGCCAGCTATGTTGATTGGATTTTGTGATAGTGATTGGGGTGGTTCAGAGGATGATATGAAAAGCAAATCTGGGTATGCTTTTTCATTTGGCAGTGGAGCATTTTCTTGGGTCTCAATGAAACAAAACAGTGTTGTTTTATCAATTGCAGAGGCTGGATATGTAAGTGCTGCTGAAGCAACAACTCAAGAAATTTGGCTAAGATTTGTGCTGGGTGATTTTGGAGAAGAGCAAATAGAAGCTACACCAATCATGTGTGACAACATGTCTACTATAGCAATCTCTAAGAATCCAGCGTTCCATCAAAGATCAAAGGACATAGGAAGAAAGTTCCATTTCATCAGAGATGCAATTCAAGGAGTAGTAGATCTGATCTATTGCAAAGGTCAAGATTCAGTTGTAGATATTTTCACGAATGCATTGCCAAGGGAAAG TTTTGCAGCTGGTTGTGACTAA